One Phalacrocorax aristotelis chromosome 12, bGulAri2.1, whole genome shotgun sequence DNA window includes the following coding sequences:
- the ATP5MK gene encoding ATP synthase F(0) complex subunit k, mitochondrial has translation MAGHDSGSQHQFTGFQKYFNSYTITGRRNYVIATYTGVAMLILYFKLRPKKKTPAVADK, from the exons ATGGCTGGCCATGACTCGGGATCTCAACACCAGTTCACTGGATTTCAGAAGTACTTCAATTCCTACACCATCACAGGCAGGAGGAAT TATGTAATAGCAACATACACAGGCGTTGCAATGCTCATCTTGTATTTCAAGCTTAGACCTAAAAAGAAAACTCCTGCTGTGGCAGATAAGTAA